A single window of Nicotiana tomentosiformis chromosome 1, ASM39032v3, whole genome shotgun sequence DNA harbors:
- the LOC138907267 gene encoding uncharacterized protein, translating to MGQLVANQNTRPAGALPSDIEKNPQVNVVTLRNRRELEEVPKKRKDKPIPEGELIPKATHELKKNDASSEPMEAASPPPPFPQRLQKKNDDRMFNKFLSMLSQVQLNISLVDVLLEIPKYDKYIKDIVAHKRRLNEFETVALTEECTSRQLGLGAPKPTTVMLQLADRSIAYPEGVIGDVLLQIGKFIFPVDFIILDYEADEHVPIILG from the exons atggggcagttagtagcaaatcaaaatactagacctgcAGGCGCTCTCCCTAGTGATatagagaagaaccctcaagttaatgtaGTTACACTCAGAAAcaggagggaactagaggaagtgcctaagaagagaaaggacaagcctatacctgagggggagtTGATTCCTAAGGCAACACATGAGttaaagaaaaatgatgcaagttcagagccaaTGGAGGCTGCAAgtccaccaccacctttcccccagagattgcaaaaaaagaatgatgatcgcatgttcaacaaattccTCTCTATGTTAAGCCAGGTTCAATTGAATATTTCATTGGTAGATGTACTtcttgaaattccaaagtatgataagtacataaaagatatagtagCTCACAAGAGGAGACTGAATGAATTTgagacagttgcacttactgaggagtgcacttcaagg caattgggtctgggagctccaaaACCAACCACTGTGATGCTGCAgctagctgataggtccatagcataccctgaaggagtgattggAGATGTgttgctgcaaattgggaaattcaTCTTCCCTGTGGACTTCATTATCCTAGATTATGAGGCTGATGAACatgttccaatcatattgggatga